Part of the Chromatiaceae bacterium genome is shown below.
CACGCTTCCGCAATAGTTGCGCATGCGTCGCTGTACCTCCGGGGGTGCTTCAAGCCACTGCACCGCCGCGTCGCGGCGTGCCAGCGCGACCAGGGGTGGCCGGTCGCTGCGCGGTCCCTCGTACTGCATCACCAGCGCCACGCGGTCGTCGGCGGCGATGTCGATGTGGCGGATGCTCAGGCGCTGCCACTGCAGCGGCGTCGGGTACTGCGCGCGCAGCCGGCCGTCGGCCGCGTCGAGGAAGGTCAGCGAGGCACGCATCGTGTCGAGATTGAGCTTGGCGCGCGGCGTGTCGGGGTGGGTGCGGATACCACCGTTCGCGACCACCAGGGTGCGGCCGTCGCTGAGCAGGCGCAGTTCATGTGGGCCGATACCGAGGCTGTCGAGTTCACCGATGCGGCGGTAGCCGTCGGTCGTGTCGTATACACCGATCCGGCCGTTGCCGGTCGCATAGTCGTTCTCCGTCGCATACAACAACCGGTCGTCCACGGAGAACACGCCGTGGCCGTAGAAATGCCGGCCCCGCGCGGCGTGCAGGGTCGCCGCCGGACGGCCTTCGGGCAGCGAGAGCAGCTGCATGAATTCGCCCGGTCGGCGTGCGAACACCACGGCGCTGCGCCGGTCGTGACTGACCGCGAACCCGTGTCCACGTGCCGGCAGACGCGGGTTGCTGATCACCCGGCCAGTGCTGTCGAACAACGTCGCGAAGTGTTCGCCCGCGGTGTTGCTGCGGCAGCTGAGCAGCCGTTGTGTGCCGTGGCCGGCAAATACCCGCAGCGGGATACCGATCGCCAGGGCCGCGGCGGCCTTGAGCAGCAGGCGCCGGTCAGTCGCCATCGAGGCTGTTGAAACCGAGCGGCAGGCCGAGCGCCGTGGACAGGTCGCGGCCGATCCGCAGCTTGAGCTCGGCCAGCGTCTCCCGGACCGCCTCGATGCGGTGCCAGCCGCCGGGGTCCGCCAGCAGTGCATCGAGCGGTCCGTCCAGCGCGTCCAGCCGTTGTCGCGCATCGCCGAAACCCGCGACGATCTGTGCGTCGAGAGCGGCCTCGACCCGCGGCTGAAAGCCGATCCGGTACAGCGCCTCGGTGGCGGCGAGGTTTTCACGGATCGCGTCGAGCGACAGACCGCTGCGCCAGCCCTCGGCGCGGCGCGGTGCTGCATGCTGCGGATCGGTACCGAGCGGTCGACCGAGTTTCTGATCCGCCACGCGCTCCAGCTGGGTATGCAGATTGTTCAACAGGCGCGCGCTGAGTTCGTCCGCACTGTCGTAATAGTCGTTGCCTTCGCTGGCATCGGCGAACAGCAGGCGGTGCGCGTCGTCGCCGTCCTGCCAT
Proteins encoded:
- a CDS encoding DUF1513 domain-containing protein encodes the protein MATDRRLLLKAAAALAIGIPLRVFAGHGTQRLLSCRSNTAGEHFATLFDSTGRVISNPRLPARGHGFAVSHDRRSAVVFARRPGEFMQLLSLPEGRPAATLHAARGRHFYGHGVFSVDDRLLYATENDYATGNGRIGVYDTTDGYRRIGELDSLGIGPHELRLLSDGRTLVVANGGIRTHPDTPRAKLNLDTMRASLTFLDAADGRLRAQYPTPLQWQRLSIRHIDIAADDRVALVMQYEGPRSDRPPLVALARRDAAVQWLEAPPEVQRRMRNYCGSVAFYADGSGFAVSSPRGGLVTCWSADGRFVDAFDQDDVCGLAVSGDELWCSDGRGRLSVGRIGDSRRAQSFDDSHWDNHLAVL